The Arthrobacter sp. NicSoilC5 genome has a window encoding:
- a CDS encoding GNAT family N-acetyltransferase — MISIDRDSPMRDDVHLLLNEHLADMFATSPAESVHALDHSALSAPSITFWTAREDGALLGCGALKLLDSPAGPARHGEIKSMRTTATARGRGVATLLLGHILDAARTRNLERVCLETGTEDYFAPARRLYARHGFTECPPFADYVLDPHSVFMELRL; from the coding sequence ATGATTTCGATTGACCGGGACAGCCCCATGCGTGATGACGTCCACCTGCTCCTGAACGAACACCTGGCCGACATGTTCGCCACCTCGCCCGCCGAAAGCGTGCACGCCCTGGACCACTCCGCACTCTCCGCCCCGTCCATCACGTTCTGGACGGCCCGCGAGGACGGAGCCCTTTTGGGGTGCGGCGCGCTTAAGCTGCTGGACTCCCCCGCCGGCCCGGCGAGGCATGGCGAGATCAAGTCCATGCGCACTACAGCAACCGCCCGGGGACGCGGCGTGGCCACCCTCCTGCTCGGGCACATCCTTGATGCCGCCCGGACGCGGAACCTTGAGCGCGTCTGCCTGGAAACCGGAACAGAGGACTACTTTGCGCCCGCGCGGCGGCTCTACGCCCGGCACGGGTTCACGGAGTGCCCGCCGTTCGCCGACTACGTGCTGGACCCCCACAGCGTGTTCATGGAACTCCGCCTGTAG
- the eat gene encoding ethanolamine permease yields MTQTLPAADQRAVDKAYFEQRSLRRGAAGWLLLAGLGISYVISGDFSGWNFGLEAGGWGGLLIAFVLMGVMYACMVFGLAEMSSALPVAGAGYGFARRALGRLGGFATGLAILIEYSIAPAAIAVFIGGYVESLGLFGITDGWPVYLVCFALFIGIHLVGVGEALKAMFAITGIAVVALIAFVIGMVPHFNPAKLFDIPVTDAAGASAFLPNGAGGILGALVFAIWFFLAVEGVPLAAEEAENPQRDMPRAIIVAMAVLAFTGLSVLVLAPGGAGAAAMSTSSSPLPDALRAVGNDGLAVFVNYAGIAGLVASFFSIVYAYSRQLFALSRAGYLPTWLSRTSSRKTPTWALIVPGAIGFILAAAVADGDKLINIAVFGAAVSYVLLNLSHIVLRRREPELHRPYRTPGGTLTTAVGLVLAVIAVVATFVVDVQAAAITAAIFVIGLLYFAFYSRHRLVAGAPEEEFARLRASEAELR; encoded by the coding sequence ATGACTCAAACCCTTCCGGCCGCGGACCAGCGGGCCGTGGACAAGGCCTATTTTGAACAGCGGTCCCTCAGGCGGGGCGCCGCAGGCTGGCTGCTCCTTGCCGGCCTTGGCATTTCGTACGTGATTTCCGGCGATTTCTCGGGCTGGAACTTCGGCCTGGAGGCCGGGGGATGGGGCGGCCTGCTGATCGCCTTCGTCCTGATGGGCGTCATGTACGCCTGCATGGTCTTCGGTCTTGCAGAAATGTCCTCTGCGCTGCCCGTGGCCGGTGCCGGGTACGGCTTTGCCCGCCGCGCGCTCGGCCGTTTGGGCGGATTCGCCACCGGGCTCGCCATCCTCATCGAGTATTCGATAGCGCCTGCGGCGATTGCTGTCTTTATCGGCGGCTATGTGGAAAGCCTGGGACTGTTCGGCATCACGGACGGCTGGCCGGTGTACCTCGTGTGCTTCGCGCTGTTCATCGGTATCCACCTGGTTGGCGTCGGTGAGGCTCTTAAGGCAATGTTCGCCATCACGGGAATCGCCGTGGTGGCGCTGATCGCCTTCGTCATCGGCATGGTGCCGCACTTTAATCCCGCAAAACTGTTCGATATTCCGGTCACTGACGCCGCCGGTGCCAGCGCGTTCCTGCCCAATGGTGCCGGCGGCATCCTCGGCGCGCTGGTCTTCGCCATCTGGTTCTTCCTGGCTGTTGAGGGCGTGCCCCTGGCGGCCGAGGAGGCCGAAAATCCGCAGCGGGACATGCCCCGCGCCATCATCGTCGCAATGGCCGTACTGGCGTTCACCGGCCTGTCCGTCCTGGTTCTTGCTCCGGGCGGAGCCGGGGCGGCGGCGATGAGCACGTCCTCGAGCCCGCTCCCTGACGCCCTGCGCGCTGTCGGCAATGACGGCCTGGCCGTGTTCGTCAACTACGCAGGCATCGCCGGACTCGTGGCCAGCTTCTTCTCCATCGTCTACGCCTACTCCCGCCAGCTCTTCGCACTGTCCCGCGCAGGCTACCTTCCCACCTGGCTCAGCCGCACCAGCTCACGAAAAACACCCACCTGGGCGCTGATCGTCCCCGGCGCCATCGGCTTCATCCTCGCGGCCGCCGTCGCCGACGGAGACAAACTCATCAACATCGCAGTGTTCGGCGCAGCCGTGTCCTACGTGCTGCTCAACCTCTCCCACATCGTGCTCCGCAGGCGTGAACCGGAGCTGCACCGCCCCTACCGGACCCCTGGCGGCACACTGACCACCGCCGTCGGACTCGTCCTCGCAGTCATCGCGGTCGTGGCCACCTTCGTCGTGGACGTCCAGGCTGCCGCGATCACTGCGGCAATATTCGTCATCGGCCTGCTCTACTTCGCCTTCTACAGCCGCCACCGCCTGGTGGCCGGTGCCCCGGAGGAGGAATTCGCCCGGCTTCGGGCGTCGGAGGCAGAGCTTCGGTGA
- a CDS encoding metalloregulator ArsR/SmtB family transcription factor: MLPDIFAAVSNPARRIILDELRQGPRTAGELTGLLDLSRPAASEHLAVLRDAGLVREERQGRNRVYHLQPAPLAEVGTWVKRFEHYWNQRLDALADLLDEERPT, translated from the coding sequence GTGCTTCCCGATATCTTCGCCGCCGTGTCCAACCCGGCGCGGCGGATAATCCTGGACGAGCTGCGCCAGGGACCCAGGACCGCTGGTGAACTCACCGGCCTGCTGGACCTCAGCCGTCCGGCAGCGTCGGAGCACCTCGCCGTGCTCCGGGATGCAGGGCTGGTGCGGGAGGAACGGCAGGGGCGGAACAGGGTGTACCACCTCCAGCCGGCGCCCCTCGCCGAGGTTGGCACCTGGGTGAAGCGCTTCGAGCACTACTGGAACCAGCGGCTGGATGCGCTGGCAGACCTTCTGGACGAGGAGAGACCGACATGA
- a CDS encoding LysM peptidoglycan-binding domain-containing protein: MVETCTTSKTPSKRVAWPHTAAIVLLLAGLAGCTYSDHAAEPAAAVQSTPAPTTSSAAKPALSGETVRDSFGNVDFYTTAAGDTLAAVAKAYKLSEAKVAEFNGLQPGTPLTPGTKLRLLPSGPTRGAMGAATGDVNGIPMDYTVEPDDSLAGITYRFNLTEEQLAEANKVPFAYEKGNVFFIQAGRAIRLQKNPVDSRSGSGTEVNNSFGQTVFYTTVDGDSFDSLGYKFRSTTAQILLYNPSLAADQPIPPGTKVRLIPGALKIEGAQGSFTADANGIPLTYTTAPGDTERQIVFRFGATDLRAANRPSKGTGGAWYEFTDLPSGELAPGQTISVALDKPINNPER; this comes from the coding sequence ATGGTGGAAACTTGCACTACATCAAAGACGCCGTCCAAGCGCGTGGCCTGGCCGCATACCGCGGCAATTGTCCTGCTGCTGGCCGGGTTGGCGGGATGTACCTACTCTGATCACGCGGCAGAGCCGGCGGCCGCCGTCCAGTCCACACCCGCCCCCACCACGTCCTCCGCCGCGAAGCCCGCGTTGAGTGGAGAAACCGTGCGGGACTCGTTTGGCAACGTGGACTTTTACACCACGGCGGCGGGCGACACGCTCGCAGCAGTAGCGAAGGCATACAAGCTTTCCGAGGCAAAGGTCGCAGAGTTTAACGGACTCCAGCCCGGAACTCCCCTCACTCCGGGCACGAAGCTCCGGCTGCTGCCGTCCGGTCCAACGCGGGGCGCAATGGGCGCTGCCACGGGCGACGTAAACGGCATTCCAATGGATTACACAGTGGAACCCGACGACAGCCTGGCCGGCATCACCTACCGGTTCAACCTGACCGAGGAGCAGTTGGCGGAAGCGAATAAGGTTCCGTTCGCCTACGAAAAGGGGAACGTCTTCTTCATCCAGGCCGGAAGGGCCATCCGCCTACAAAAAAACCCGGTGGACAGCCGCTCGGGGTCCGGCACAGAGGTCAACAACTCGTTCGGCCAGACGGTCTTCTACACCACGGTGGACGGCGACTCGTTCGACAGCCTTGGCTACAAGTTCCGCTCAACCACCGCACAGATCCTGCTGTACAACCCTTCCTTGGCGGCGGACCAGCCCATCCCTCCAGGCACGAAGGTTCGCCTGATTCCGGGCGCACTGAAGATTGAGGGCGCACAGGGAAGCTTCACCGCAGACGCCAACGGGATTCCGCTGACCTACACCACGGCGCCCGGGGACACGGAGCGTCAGATCGTCTTCCGCTTCGGCGCGACTGACCTGCGCGCGGCCAATCGCCCCAGCAAAGGAACAGGCGGGGCGTGGTACGAATTTACCGACCTGCCGTCCGGGGAACTGGCACCCGGGCAGACCATCAGTGTGGCGCTGGACAAGCCCATCAATAATCCCGAACGCTAA
- a CDS encoding patatin-like phospholipase family protein — MNTTPSSVPHAAPTGRSKRALVLGGGGSTGNAWLIGVLAGLADAGLDVTGADRVIGTSAGSTAAAQIAGAGAAELYAAVLDAPLPQRTRPTGTSGSPVSGHLERTSRIIAASVDAPDMRRRMGATALDLAAAYDASERWRATVAARLPTEEWPEHELLITAVGAATGDPAVFDRTSGIDLVDAVAASCSSGSAYRIGDRSYIDGGYRRNENADLAAGCGCVLVLSPFGGRTRMPLEWGMQLAAQVEELRAGGSRVEVIFPDSGAGHMFGANAMDVSLRPAAAQSGYNEGKARAAMLTEFWRK; from the coding sequence ATGAACACAACACCTTCCTCCGTCCCGCACGCCGCTCCGACGGGAAGATCCAAACGCGCCCTGGTCCTTGGAGGCGGTGGCTCCACCGGCAACGCGTGGCTGATCGGCGTCCTCGCCGGCCTGGCAGACGCCGGGCTGGACGTGACCGGCGCCGACCGGGTCATTGGAACATCGGCGGGGTCCACGGCAGCCGCGCAGATTGCCGGCGCCGGGGCCGCCGAACTCTATGCCGCCGTCCTTGACGCTCCGCTTCCGCAGCGGACGCGTCCCACGGGAACGTCCGGCAGTCCGGTGTCCGGCCATCTGGAGCGGACCAGCAGGATCATCGCCGCCTCCGTGGATGCGCCGGACATGCGCCGCAGGATGGGCGCAACGGCACTGGACCTGGCGGCGGCCTACGACGCCTCGGAGCGGTGGCGGGCCACGGTCGCGGCGCGGCTGCCCACGGAGGAATGGCCGGAGCATGAACTGCTGATCACAGCCGTCGGTGCGGCTACCGGGGACCCGGCAGTGTTCGACCGCACCAGCGGCATCGACCTGGTTGACGCCGTCGCCGCCAGTTGCTCCAGCGGCTCGGCGTACCGGATTGGGGACAGGAGCTATATCGACGGCGGCTACCGTCGCAACGAGAACGCCGACCTGGCGGCCGGGTGCGGGTGTGTCCTGGTTCTGTCGCCTTTCGGTGGCAGAACGCGGATGCCACTGGAATGGGGCATGCAGCTGGCGGCGCAGGTGGAAGAGCTGCGGGCAGGGGGCAGCAGGGTCGAAGTCATCTTCCCGGACAGCGGGGCCGGGCACATGTTCGGAGCCAACGCAATGGATGTGTCACTCCGTCCCGCAGCAGCCCAGTCCGGATACAACGAAGGAAAAGCCCGCGCCGCGATGCTCACAGAATTCTGGAGGAAATGA
- a CDS encoding DUF427 domain-containing protein — protein MVRAVWNGKVIAESADTVVVEGNHYFPRDAVNPAYLRDSDKNTFCPWKGTASYHTLDVDGELNEAAAWYYPEPKPRAKHIEDRVAFWRGVTIEA, from the coding sequence ATGGTCAGGGCTGTCTGGAACGGAAAAGTCATCGCCGAATCCGCGGACACGGTGGTGGTGGAGGGAAACCACTATTTCCCGCGCGACGCCGTCAATCCCGCGTATTTGCGGGACAGCGACAAGAACACCTTCTGCCCGTGGAAGGGCACGGCCAGCTACCACACGCTGGACGTTGACGGCGAGCTGAACGAGGCCGCGGCCTGGTACTACCCGGAGCCCAAGCCGCGTGCGAAGCATATTGAGGATCGGGTTGCGTTCTGGCGAGGCGTCACCATCGAGGCCTGA
- a CDS encoding phosphotransferase, with product MNTMTDTSPLAVFNNLRRGEPAPEWIAGEVTSAWALDPQRTVITLIAVSENATFRITVDGVPVSVLRVHRPGHVGDARQIAGELTWVRRLAEEAEVRVPDVVPTADGQLLHTFTDGGGSQWHCVAFAFVSGDILEDFADPRPYYAEIGATTARLHQQVKRWQLPDGFTRFSWQLTDMLGASSRWGDWRGANLTPEQASLLAQAEFAAVAALDGLPVSGDAWGLVHADLRPSNIMIHGGALTVIDFDDCGFSWLLYDFASALSFIEHEAYAPDIAKGWVEGYRTVRSLSESDLKHAAALSMIRRLTMLGWTTTHRSDALPADLWAAQIPGTVAVAERYLASPTWLFD from the coding sequence ATGAACACCATGACAGATACTTCCCCGCTCGCCGTCTTCAATAATCTTCGACGCGGGGAGCCGGCACCTGAGTGGATTGCCGGTGAAGTTACTTCAGCCTGGGCCCTGGATCCCCAGCGCACCGTCATCACCCTGATCGCCGTATCCGAGAACGCCACCTTCCGGATAACAGTCGACGGCGTCCCCGTCTCCGTTCTGCGGGTACACCGCCCCGGGCATGTGGGGGATGCCCGCCAGATCGCCGGTGAGCTGACCTGGGTCCGGCGTCTTGCCGAAGAAGCGGAAGTGCGGGTGCCCGACGTCGTTCCTACCGCCGACGGCCAGCTCCTGCATACCTTCACGGACGGGGGCGGCTCCCAATGGCACTGTGTCGCGTTTGCCTTCGTTTCGGGGGACATCCTGGAGGATTTCGCCGACCCGAGGCCCTATTACGCGGAAATCGGCGCCACCACAGCCCGTCTGCATCAGCAGGTGAAGCGCTGGCAGTTGCCGGATGGATTCACCCGCTTTTCCTGGCAGCTGACAGACATGCTGGGCGCGTCCAGCAGATGGGGTGACTGGCGGGGTGCGAACCTCACCCCTGAACAGGCCTCACTTCTGGCGCAGGCAGAATTCGCCGCAGTTGCGGCGCTCGACGGTCTTCCGGTGTCAGGTGACGCCTGGGGCCTGGTGCACGCCGACCTGAGGCCCTCCAACATCATGATCCACGGCGGCGCGCTCACCGTGATCGACTTCGACGATTGCGGCTTCTCCTGGCTGCTCTACGACTTCGCCTCGGCACTGTCCTTCATCGAACACGAGGCCTATGCGCCGGACATCGCCAAGGGCTGGGTTGAGGGGTACCGCACCGTCCGCAGCCTCTCGGAGTCCGACCTGAAGCACGCCGCGGCGCTCAGCATGATCCGCCGCCTGACGATGCTCGGCTGGACCACTACCCACCGCTCCGATGCATTGCCTGCTGACCTGTGGGCCGCCCAGATCCCCGGCACGGTGGCTGTCGCCGAGCGCTACCTCGCCTCGCCCACCTGGCTGTTCGACTGA
- a CDS encoding GntR family transcriptional regulator, whose product MATGTDGAKGTDGQPSASTPADAAHAALTRYARMERFNPGELMGSERALAERLGIGRAVLRQAIERMEAEGTVRRVLGRSGGVFFNDGRIQRHLNTVEGVPQMVLHQGRALATHVLRAEMGLPQPDERRNLRLDGGDAVLRIQRLRLVDGLSWSLDLSVLPAARFSGLLNHPLEGSLYHLLTSEYGLELDRADETVEAVPASAEQADVLGVPAAAALLEIRRLAWDVQGAPVEYARDFFRADRTRVHMQKYGTNWKRTVRLGRE is encoded by the coding sequence ATGGCAACAGGAACAGACGGGGCAAAAGGAACGGACGGGCAGCCCTCGGCATCGACTCCGGCAGACGCCGCCCATGCCGCTCTCACCCGGTACGCCAGGATGGAGAGGTTCAACCCGGGCGAGCTGATGGGGAGCGAACGGGCGTTGGCCGAACGGCTGGGGATTGGCCGGGCGGTGCTGCGGCAGGCGATTGAGCGGATGGAGGCGGAGGGCACGGTCCGCCGTGTGCTGGGCCGATCCGGGGGCGTGTTCTTCAATGACGGACGCATCCAGCGCCACCTGAACACGGTGGAGGGGGTTCCCCAAATGGTCCTCCACCAGGGGCGGGCCCTCGCCACCCACGTCCTGCGCGCAGAGATGGGGCTCCCGCAGCCGGACGAGCGGCGCAACCTGCGCCTGGACGGCGGAGACGCGGTGCTGCGCATCCAAAGATTACGGCTTGTGGACGGCCTGTCTTGGTCCCTGGATTTGTCCGTGCTGCCTGCCGCCCGGTTCTCCGGCCTGCTGAACCATCCGCTGGAGGGTTCGCTGTACCACCTCCTGACCTCGGAGTACGGGCTCGAGCTGGACCGCGCCGACGAAACAGTGGAAGCCGTTCCCGCCTCCGCCGAGCAGGCGGACGTCCTCGGCGTTCCAGCCGCGGCGGCCCTCCTGGAGATCCGGCGGCTCGCTTGGGACGTGCAGGGCGCGCCCGTGGAGTATGCCCGTGACTTCTTCCGCGCCGACCGCACCCGGGTGCACATGCAAAAGTACGGGACCAACTGGAAGAGGACGGTCCGGCTGGGACGGGAGTGA
- a CDS encoding SRPBCC domain-containing protein gives MTDNAIRLERRYPHPAAAVWAALTTPELLARWWAPGNIAPVAGHRFTMDMDAWGQQQCEVLAVDPGKSISFLFSEGQLDTTITWRLEPVEDGTVLHFEHAGFQLDTPMGRHAIEGMGNGWPGLLTRIDGLLAEAA, from the coding sequence ATGACCGACAATGCGATCAGGCTGGAACGCCGCTACCCGCACCCCGCCGCCGCCGTCTGGGCCGCCCTGACAACCCCGGAACTGCTGGCCCGCTGGTGGGCGCCAGGCAACATCGCACCCGTTGCAGGGCACCGCTTCACCATGGACATGGACGCCTGGGGCCAGCAGCAGTGCGAGGTCCTTGCCGTAGACCCCGGAAAGTCCATCAGCTTCCTGTTCTCCGAAGGCCAGCTGGACACCACCATCACCTGGCGCCTTGAGCCCGTCGAGGACGGCACCGTCCTCCACTTTGAACACGCCGGCTTCCAGCTCGACACACCCATGGGCCGCCACGCCATCGAAGGCATGGGCAACGGCTGGCCGGGGCTGCTGACCCGCATCGACGGGCTTCTCGCCGAAGCAGCCTGA
- a CDS encoding EAL domain-containing protein, which produces MAFQPIFDAGAHRVWGYEALVRGLSGEGAYEVLGKVLPEQRYRFDQDCRVKAIELASRLFPSDEELMLSINFMPNAVYEPAACLRATLHAAKRCGFPTSSIMFEFTENEEVTDTAHLTSIITEYRKQGFTTAIDDFGAGHAGLGLLVDFQPDLLKIDMKLIRGIDTSPARQAVVAGIGGIAKELGITVLAEGVETEEEFRVLKAGGVPLFQGYWFAKPEFEALPGIRALGIPAA; this is translated from the coding sequence ATGGCCTTCCAGCCGATTTTCGACGCTGGGGCGCACCGCGTCTGGGGCTATGAGGCCCTGGTCAGGGGCTTGTCCGGCGAGGGCGCCTACGAGGTCCTGGGAAAAGTGCTGCCGGAGCAGCGGTACCGTTTCGACCAGGACTGCCGGGTTAAGGCCATCGAGCTGGCATCACGGCTGTTCCCGTCGGATGAGGAGCTGATGCTGTCCATCAACTTCATGCCCAATGCGGTCTATGAGCCGGCGGCCTGCCTCCGCGCCACCCTCCATGCCGCGAAGCGCTGTGGCTTTCCGACATCGTCCATCATGTTTGAGTTCACGGAGAACGAAGAAGTCACCGACACTGCCCACCTGACCAGCATCATCACCGAGTACCGTAAACAGGGCTTCACCACAGCCATCGATGATTTCGGTGCCGGCCATGCGGGGCTGGGCCTGTTGGTGGACTTCCAGCCGGACTTGTTGAAGATCGACATGAAGCTGATCCGTGGCATTGACACCAGCCCGGCACGGCAGGCAGTGGTGGCCGGCATCGGCGGCATCGCAAAGGAGCTGGGAATCACGGTGCTTGCAGAGGGCGTGGAAACCGAGGAGGAGTTCCGGGTCCTGAAAGCCGGTGGAGTCCCCTTGTTCCAGGGCTACTGGTTCGCCAAACCGGAATTCGAGGCCCTGCCGGGAATCCGGGCGCTGGGCATCCCCGCCGCCTAG
- a CDS encoding aspartate aminotransferase family protein, translating into MVIRSTIMDTNSFRAEHADGLDPETRRLTERRDTVLGASYRLFYRNPVHLVRGEGQYLWDAAGRKYLDAYNNVASLGHCHPAVTAAVTAQMQQLNTHTRYLHENILNYTDDLLSTMPDGLNKAMYMCTGSEANDLAIRVAKAYSGGEGIIATREAYHGTSELTSGVSPALGTGQPLAPTARLVDAPDAYRFGAEAGPDGAGLGTWFANRIRAAIADMEANGIRFAGFIADSIFSSDGVLPGPPGYLREAADVIHRAGGIIIADEVQPGFGRTGEAFWGFQRHGIVPDVVTLGKPMGNGIPVSGLVAKADVLATFSDTIPYFNTFGGNPVSMAAAQAVLSTIRAEGLQEHSRRVGAALLSALSGLSATHGSVGDVRGAGLFIGFELVKDRGTREPDRDLALAVLEQLRERGVLTSVAGPHGNVLKLRPPLAFQASDIDWLVGALDDSLTALGA; encoded by the coding sequence ATGGTCATCCGTTCCACCATCATGGACACCAACAGCTTTCGCGCAGAGCATGCCGATGGATTGGACCCTGAAACCCGCCGGCTGACCGAGCGCCGCGACACCGTGCTGGGAGCCTCCTACCGGCTCTTCTACCGGAACCCCGTCCACCTGGTCCGGGGCGAAGGACAGTACCTGTGGGACGCTGCCGGGCGGAAATACCTGGACGCGTACAACAATGTGGCCAGCCTGGGTCATTGCCATCCTGCTGTTACCGCGGCGGTGACGGCCCAGATGCAGCAGCTGAATACGCACACCCGGTACCTGCACGAGAACATCCTGAACTACACGGACGACCTCCTGTCCACCATGCCGGACGGGCTGAACAAGGCCATGTACATGTGCACGGGCTCCGAAGCGAACGACCTCGCCATCCGGGTGGCCAAGGCATACAGCGGAGGCGAAGGCATCATTGCCACCAGGGAGGCGTACCACGGCACCAGTGAACTGACCTCCGGGGTATCGCCGGCATTGGGCACCGGACAGCCGCTGGCACCTACCGCCCGCCTGGTGGACGCGCCAGATGCCTACAGGTTCGGCGCCGAAGCAGGCCCCGACGGCGCCGGGCTGGGCACTTGGTTCGCCAACCGGATCCGCGCGGCCATCGCGGACATGGAGGCGAACGGCATACGCTTCGCCGGCTTCATCGCGGACTCGATCTTCTCCTCCGACGGCGTCCTCCCGGGCCCCCCAGGGTACCTGCGCGAGGCTGCGGACGTCATCCACCGCGCCGGCGGCATCATCATTGCCGACGAGGTCCAGCCCGGTTTCGGCCGTACCGGCGAGGCGTTTTGGGGATTCCAGCGCCACGGGATCGTCCCCGACGTTGTCACCCTGGGCAAGCCGATGGGCAACGGAATTCCGGTGTCCGGGCTGGTGGCCAAGGCCGACGTCCTGGCCACCTTCAGTGACACCATCCCCTACTTCAACACCTTCGGCGGCAATCCCGTCTCCATGGCAGCGGCGCAGGCAGTGCTTTCCACCATCCGCGCGGAAGGCCTGCAGGAGCATAGCCGGCGTGTTGGGGCGGCGCTGCTTTCCGCCCTGTCCGGTCTTAGTGCCACGCACGGGTCGGTGGGCGATGTCCGCGGTGCAGGACTGTTCATCGGCTTCGAGCTCGTGAAGGACCGCGGCACGCGGGAACCGGATCGTGACCTCGCGCTCGCCGTGCTGGAGCAGCTGCGCGAACGCGGCGTGCTGACCTCGGTGGCGGGCCCGCACGGGAATGTCCTGAAACTGCGCCCGCCGCTGGCCTTCCAGGCGTCCGATATCGATTGGCTCGTGGGTGCCCTGGATGACTCACTGACAGCATTGGGCGCGTAA
- a CDS encoding zinc-binding dehydrogenase — translation MKAWQFTGTNNPLTLNEVAEPSAGPGQAVVSVKAAGVCHSDVTALDDAGWMPLFPELPRTMGHENAGVITEVGPGMEHWKVGDRVGLSPVMKDGDALGYGKWDGGFGPKLLATDDNLVKLPDEVSFELGAMATDAGLTAYHAIMAVGGAKAGMKVGVIGLGGLGYIGARVAALSGAEVYGAEVNPETQKLADEIGLAGVADSITEFKDKNLDLIVDYAGFGTTTSAALETLAEFGTLVQVGMGRLEATINTYPLIINQLSIKGSKSGTKEDLENLYALMKSGELNPPMNLIQQADIPGAIDKLRKGGVVGRFIAVYED, via the coding sequence ATGAAGGCATGGCAGTTCACCGGCACCAACAACCCCCTCACCCTCAACGAAGTGGCTGAACCCAGTGCCGGTCCGGGCCAGGCAGTGGTCAGCGTCAAGGCCGCCGGGGTGTGCCACTCGGACGTGACCGCCCTCGACGACGCCGGCTGGATGCCGCTGTTCCCGGAACTCCCCCGCACCATGGGCCACGAAAATGCCGGCGTCATCACCGAAGTGGGCCCCGGCATGGAGCACTGGAAAGTTGGCGACCGGGTTGGCCTCTCCCCCGTCATGAAGGACGGCGACGCGCTGGGTTACGGCAAATGGGACGGCGGCTTTGGCCCCAAACTGCTCGCCACCGACGACAACCTGGTGAAACTGCCCGATGAGGTCTCCTTCGAGCTGGGTGCGATGGCCACCGACGCCGGACTTACCGCCTACCACGCCATCATGGCCGTGGGCGGGGCCAAGGCGGGCATGAAGGTAGGCGTGATCGGCCTGGGCGGACTGGGCTACATCGGCGCCCGCGTCGCAGCACTGTCAGGCGCAGAAGTCTATGGCGCCGAGGTGAACCCCGAGACACAGAAGCTCGCGGACGAGATCGGCCTGGCCGGAGTGGCTGACTCCATCACCGAATTCAAGGACAAGAACCTGGACCTGATCGTTGATTACGCCGGGTTCGGCACCACCACCTCCGCGGCACTTGAGACCCTCGCCGAGTTCGGCACGCTGGTCCAGGTGGGCATGGGACGCCTTGAGGCGACCATCAACACCTACCCGCTGATCATCAACCAGCTGTCCATCAAGGGATCCAAGTCGGGCACCAAGGAGGACCTCGAGAACCTCTACGCCCTCATGAAGTCGGGCGAACTGAACCCGCCGATGAACCTCATCCAGCAGGCCGATATCCCCGGCGCCATCGACAAGCTGCGCAAGGGCGGCGTGGTGGGCCGCTTTATCGCGGTCTACGAGGACTGA
- a CDS encoding VOC family protein, translating to MLTIGTIVLGVNDVAAATKFWNDAISYVPREAGDETWVTLVPSSGPGTELSLMLSETPVQDHPRIHLDLYADDQSAEVERLVALGARRVDWDSYPEDPDFVVLEDPDGNRFCVIDKSPR from the coding sequence ATGTTGACTATAGGAACCATTGTCCTCGGCGTCAACGACGTCGCCGCCGCCACCAAGTTCTGGAACGACGCCATCAGCTATGTCCCCCGGGAGGCCGGCGACGAGACGTGGGTGACCCTTGTACCGTCGTCGGGCCCGGGCACGGAACTGTCCCTCATGCTCAGCGAAACCCCGGTCCAGGACCACCCGCGGATCCACCTGGACCTGTATGCGGACGACCAGTCCGCGGAGGTGGAGCGCCTGGTCGCGCTCGGCGCACGGCGCGTGGACTGGGACTCGTACCCGGAGGACCCCGACTTCGTGGTCCTGGAGGATCCGGACGGGAACCGGTTCTGCGTCATCGACAAGAGTCCACGGTAG